In Halovulum dunhuangense, one genomic interval encodes:
- a CDS encoding AEC family transporter — translation MSALLQVVIPVFLVTAAGYAAVRLRYFTDAHIDGMNRYAIAFAVPALLFRAAMELDLAAVFDPRLLLSFYAGNTTAFLMGLLGARLIFRRRPGEAVAIAFGALFSNSVILGVPIVDRAFGPEALAASFAIITIHAPFCYLLGITVMEISRADGRSAADTAKAVANAMLRNALMIGLALGFAVNLTGLALPDTVLDALGLVVASALPVALFALGGVLTRYRLSATLGEAAMVTTLSLILHPAITLFLTHVVFDLPRVFVQGAVLTAAMAPGVNAYVFASMYKRAEDVAASAVLLGTVTSVLSISVWLLVLGGI, via the coding sequence ATGAGCGCCCTCCTGCAAGTCGTCATCCCGGTCTTTCTCGTGACCGCCGCCGGCTACGCCGCCGTCCGCCTGCGCTATTTCACCGACGCCCATATCGACGGCATGAACCGCTACGCCATCGCCTTCGCGGTGCCCGCCCTGCTGTTCCGCGCCGCGATGGAACTGGACCTCGCCGCCGTCTTCGACCCGAGGCTCCTTCTCTCCTTCTACGCCGGCAACACCACCGCCTTCCTGATGGGCCTGCTGGGCGCGCGGCTGATCTTCCGCCGCCGCCCCGGCGAAGCCGTCGCCATCGCCTTCGGCGCGCTCTTCTCGAACTCCGTCATCCTGGGCGTGCCCATCGTCGACCGCGCCTTCGGGCCCGAGGCGCTGGCGGCCAGCTTCGCCATCATCACCATCCACGCCCCCTTCTGCTACCTGCTCGGCATCACCGTGATGGAGATTTCGCGCGCCGACGGCCGCTCCGCCGCCGACACGGCAAAGGCGGTCGCCAACGCCATGCTGCGCAACGCGCTGATGATCGGCCTCGCCCTTGGCTTCGCGGTCAACCTGACCGGCCTTGCCCTGCCGGACACCGTGCTCGACGCGCTCGGCCTCGTCGTGGCCTCGGCCCTGCCGGTCGCCCTTTTCGCGCTGGGCGGCGTGCTGACCCGCTACCGCCTCAGCGCCACCCTGGGCGAGGCGGCGATGGTCACCACCCTCAGCCTGATCCTGCACCCGGCGATCACGCTGTTCCTGACCCATGTCGTGTTCGACCTGCCGCGCGTCTTCGTGCAGGGCGCGGTGCTGACCGCCGCCATGGCGCCGGGCGTCAACGCCTATGTCTTCGCCAGCATGTACAAGCGGGCCGAGGACGTGGCGGCCAGCGCGGTGCTTCTGGGCACCGT
- a CDS encoding MBL fold metallo-hydrolase, translating to MAELVVRILGCGSSGGVPRLGGHWGACDPKNPRNRRTRCSILLEKRSGDAVTRVLVDTSPDLRAQLLDADVGLLDGVVFTHAHADHTHGLDDLRMIVFNRRARLPVWADAPTAQALMERFGYAFVQPDWSSYPPILDLNPIDGPFEVDGPAGPIPFHPFRVAHGGIDALGFRIHDLAYLPDVSDMPEEHWPLLENLDCWILDALRYTPHPTHIHLEKALDWIDRARPARAVLTNMHVDLDYATLEGETPPHVTPAHDGLTLRLALK from the coding sequence ATGGCTGAGCTGGTCGTCCGCATCCTCGGCTGCGGCTCCTCGGGCGGCGTGCCGCGGCTGGGCGGCCATTGGGGCGCCTGCGATCCGAAGAACCCGCGCAACCGCCGCACCCGCTGCTCGATCCTTCTGGAAAAACGCAGCGGCGACGCGGTGACGCGGGTGCTGGTGGACACCTCGCCCGACCTGCGCGCGCAACTGCTCGATGCCGATGTGGGGCTTCTCGACGGCGTCGTGTTCACCCATGCCCACGCCGACCACACCCACGGGCTAGACGATCTGCGCATGATCGTCTTCAACCGCCGCGCCCGCCTGCCGGTCTGGGCCGACGCCCCCACCGCGCAGGCGCTGATGGAACGCTTCGGCTACGCCTTCGTGCAGCCCGACTGGAGCAGCTATCCCCCGATCCTGGACCTGAACCCCATCGACGGCCCCTTCGAGGTGGACGGCCCCGCCGGCCCGATCCCCTTCCACCCCTTCCGCGTGGCCCATGGCGGGATCGACGCGCTGGGCTTCCGCATCCACGACCTCGCCTACCTGCCGGACGTGTCCGACATGCCCGAAGAGCACTGGCCCCTGCTGGAGAACCTGGACTGCTGGATCCTCGACGCGCTGCGCTACACGCCGCACCCGACGCATATCCACCTGGAAAAGGCGCTCGACTGGATCGACCGCGCAAGGCCCGCCCGCGCGGTGCTGACCAACATGCATGTGGATCTCGACTACGCGACGCTGGAGGGCGAGACCCCGCCCCATGTCACCCCCGCGCATGACGGGCTGACCCTGCGCCTCGCCCTGAAATGA
- a CDS encoding TatD family hydrolase — protein sequence MIQAPALVDSHCHLDFPDFAGETDQIVARARAAGVTRMVTICTRLSSEPAVRAIAQAHEGVFYAAGTHPMNAATEPMATVEALVALAAHPKFVGIGETGLDYHYTADSAAAQKQSLALHIEAARQTGLPLIIHARDADRDMADILTAEHRNGAYSCVMHCFSSGAELARAALDLGFYLSMSGIATFPKSQELRDIFAAAPLDRILVETDSPYLAPVPRRGKRNEPAYTAHTAAKGAEVFGLTPAEFAAATTANFDRLFAKAASHG from the coding sequence GTGATACAGGCCCCCGCCCTCGTGGACAGCCATTGCCATCTGGATTTCCCCGACTTCGCCGGGGAAACCGACCAGATCGTCGCCCGCGCCCGCGCGGCGGGCGTCACGCGCATGGTCACGATCTGCACCCGCCTTTCCTCGGAACCCGCCGTGCGCGCCATCGCCCAGGCGCATGAGGGCGTGTTCTACGCCGCCGGCACCCACCCGATGAACGCAGCGACCGAGCCCATGGCCACCGTCGAGGCGCTGGTGGCGCTGGCAGCCCACCCGAAATTCGTCGGCATCGGCGAAACCGGGCTCGACTACCACTACACCGCCGACAGCGCCGCCGCGCAGAAGCAAAGCCTGGCCCTGCATATCGAGGCGGCCCGGCAGACCGGCCTGCCGCTCATCATCCATGCCCGCGACGCCGACCGCGACATGGCCGACATCCTCACGGCCGAGCATCGCAACGGCGCCTATTCCTGCGTGATGCACTGCTTTTCCTCCGGCGCAGAGCTTGCCCGCGCAGCACTCGACCTGGGCTTCTACCTGTCGATGTCGGGGATCGCGACCTTCCCGAAATCGCAGGAATTGCGCGACATCTTCGCGGCCGCCCCCCTCGACCGGATCCTGGTGGAAACCGACAGCCCCTATCTTGCCCCCGTGCCCCGGCGCGGCAAGCGCAACGAGCCGGCCTATACCGCCCACACCGCCGCCAAGGGGGCGGAGGTCTTCGGTCTGACCCCTGCCGAGTTCGCGGCTGCCACCACCGCCAATTTCGACCGGCTGTTCGCCAAGGCGGCGTCGCATGGCTGA